The nucleotide window ACTCCCCACTAAGTTATGGATAGCACCTCCTACAAAGATGGATGAGCATCAGCTAACTGAAGAAGGATTTTATAAGATATTTAAAAATAGTGGAGCTCGAACAGAAATGCCCGGTTGCTCTCTTTGTATGGGCAACCAAGCTAGAGTAGAGCCTGAATCTACTGTGATTTCAACATCAACCAGAAACTTTCCAAATAGATTAGGAGATAATGCAAATGTATATTTAGCTTCTGCAGAATTAGCTGCCATTACTTCTACTCTAGGATATATTCCTTCTATGGAAGAATACTCAAATTACATGAATGAAATTAATACAATGACTCAAGATATTTATAGATATCTTAACTTTAATGAAGTGGCCTCGTATCAAAAAGCTGCAAAAGAAGCAATTTTGCCTTCTATTACAGTAGAGACACTATAGCCTGAGAATAACATGACATTTATTGTCGGTGATTCTTGCGTTAAATGTAAACTTACAGACTGTGTAGAAGTTTGTCCCGTAGACTGTTTTTATGAAGGGCCTAATATGTTAGTTATTAATCCAGATGAATGCATAGATTGTGCCTTATGTGAGCCAGAATGCCCTATAGACGCAATATTTTCTGAAGATGAAGTACCTGAAGATCAAATTGTATATATAGAATTGAATGCAGAATTATCCTTGGAATGGCCTAATATAACTGAACAAAAAGACCCCTTAGAAGATTCAGATAAATGGAGAGAAATAAAAAATAAAATTGACCTCATAGAACGCTAAACTTTTCTTACTTTATGCAAAGAAAAAATTAGAACTACTCCGATTGACAACCCAAGAAATATTTCAAAAAAATTAGAAGAGACTATATCAAAAAAGAATTTAATCTCTACTTTCCAGATTAATGGGATACTTAGAAGTACTAAACCAAAGAAAATACCTTCTAAAATAGGTTTTTGGAACTTGTAAGCCTTTCTTAGAAGTCTAACAAATGTAAAAAGTCCAAATAAACATCCACAAAGGAATATTAAAAGAATTAAATAGTCCAGATTTACCAAAGCATTGATCATAAATCCATATAGTCCTAAAATAAGCAATATAAAACTTCCAGAAACACCTGGTAAGATAAATCCGCAAATAGCAATAAATCCTCCAAAGAAAATTACTATAAAGCTTATATTTTCTTGATCCAATGTTGGCAGTAAAAAAACAAATATTACTATTAATAAGGAAATTAAAAAACCTGCTCCAAACTTTTTAGTTATAATCTTTGGCTTAATGGGGTAAAGAAATAAAGAGCAGAATAATAAAGAAGAAAAAATAGATTTAAGAAAATAAGGATAGTTCGAAAGTAAAAATACTATCAATGCAGAAAAAGAAAAAATGCCTAAAAGCATCCCTATTAATAAAATAGAAATAAATTTCCCATCAATATAAGTCCATGCATCCTTAAATTCTCTTTTTGCTAAAAATTTAAAGAAAGAAATATTAAATTTAGAGATCATATTTATAAGATGCTCATATATGCCGAATAATAGAGCAATAGTCCCTCCTGAGACACCTGGTATGATTTCAGCAACGCCTATAAAAAACCCTTTAATAAGAATTAAAAAAGACTTCAATCTAATGTACCTCTAACTAATGGAACAAACGCAACATCATCTAGTTCTTTTATTTTTACTTGATTTTTATTTACTTTCAATATGAGTCTTAATTTTTGTGAGTTAGCATCCTTGACTGGAAGTACCATGCGACCACCTGTTTTTAATTGATTAATAAGTTTTTCAGGTATTTCATCTGAAACGGCTGCTGCAAGAATTGCATCATATATTTCTATTTCTTTGATGGTCTCTAATGCATCTCCGAACCTAGATTCCACATTCCTTATCTTCAGTTCTCTTAGATTATTCCTAGCTTTGATATATAGACCCCTTATTCTTTCTATGCTAACCAATTGATCTGTAAATCTTGATAAAATAGCTGATTGATATCCGCACCCAGTCCCAATTTCTAAAACTTTCTTAAAAGGTTTTTGAGTAAATAAGTCATGGCTAATTAAAGCTTCTGTCATTTTTGCAACAATATAAGGTTGTGAAATTGTTTGCTGAAAGCCAATAGGTAAAGACAAATCTTCATAGGCTCTTGATGCAAGAGCTTCATCAACAAAGAGATGTCTAGGCACATCTCTAATGGCCTCTAAGACTCTTACATCTTTAATTCCTTTTTCAGTTAATCTCTCAACTAGTCTTTTTCTTGTTCTCAAAGAAGTCATTCCTATACCTAATTCCTTTTCTATAGGACTCATTTCTAATATTAGATCTGTAACCAGCTTATTAAATTAGAATCTCCAACATCCAAAAAATTTGGATGAACTGGAGTTACAGAAACATATCCCTTTGATAAAGTTTCTATATCTGTATTTGAATGATTATTAGAATGCTTATCTCTATGAGTTATCCAAAACCTTTTTTCTCCTGATTTTTTTACTTCAATAGAGGGTGGATTTCTAGGACCCCAAGATCCTAAAACAGTATTCTTAATACCTTTCAAATCTTTAAAAGCAAGATTAGGAACATTTACATTTAAAGTTACTGATGGGTTTATAGACAAACTATTAATATTCTTAATAAGCTTCTTAGCAATTAAGGCTGCTGAAAGAAAATTTGGTAACATTTTCTGGTCTAGTTCCTTTTTATATGCCGAAGAAAATGCAATACACGGGAGTCGAGTATTCCTTCCCTCCATAGCAGCTCCTAAAGTTCCAGAATAAAGTAAATCTTCACCCATATTAGCGCCAGCATTAATACCAGATACCACAAGATCAGGTTCAAAAGGACATAAGCCATTTAATCCAAGAAAAACACAATCCGCAGGAGTACCATTAACAGACAGAAAATTTTCTTTAAAATCTTGAGTCTTTAGAGGTCTTTTTGTAGTAATAGAACTGCCTGCTCCACTCTGGTTTTTATCAGGAGCGATTACAAAGACATTTGCAATACCCTTTAATGCATCATAAAGGTACTGAAGTCCTTTAGCTTCAACTCCATCATCATTTGAAATAAGTATTTTTAGCAATTTTTATTAATCAAGGAAGTTTGGATAGTAAAACTACAGTATGACATGATATTCCTAAAGACTCACCTTCAGGCCCTAATCCATCGGTTGTTGTTGCTTTGCAACTTAGTTGCTCAATATCTATATTCAACTTTTCTGATAAATTTTTTCTAATTGATAAAAGGTGTGTACTCATCTTTGGCTCTTCTAGAATTAAAGTAACGTCTATGTTTTCAATAGAAAAACCTCTGTCTAAAACCATGTTTGCTACTTTATCTAAAATTAGACTACTAGATATGTCGCGAATCTTGGGGTCATTAGATGGAAAATATTGCCCTATATCTCCCATAGCCAAAGCACCCAATAATGCATCTGCTAATGCATGAATAATAATATCACCATCAGAATATGCTTCGATAGAATACTTGGAAGGGATAAAAATACCTCCTAATGTCATGCCTTTTCCAGGTACTATTTTATGAACATCAAATCCGTGCCCAATTCTCATATTAAATTATTGATTCATTAAAGTTATACAAGATTTAGCTAAAATTAAATCTTCCTCAACGGTTATCTTGATATTAGTTGCCGAACCCTCTAAAACTCTAACCAAACCACCTGATTGTTCCACTAAACTTGATTCATCAGTATATATATCATTAGAGGTATTATAAAACTTTGCAGCTTTAAAAAGAGCTTCTTTAGAAAATATCTGCGGGGTTAATGCAGACCATAAAACATCTCTGTCTAAAGTTCTTTTAATGACGCCATCTTCTTCTGTAAGTTTTATAGTGTCTGTACTACGTTTTGCAAGTATTAAGCCTTCTGCAGAATTTTTATTTTTTAAATCAGCAAAGTGTTTCAATAAATTTTTTAAATCAAAAATTTTTAAACAAGGTCTAACGGCGTCATGTATTAGGATATTTGAAAAATGTAATTCACTCTCGAGCCAAAAATTAATTCCATTTATAGAAGAATCTATGCGAGATTTACCTCCTTCAATAAATCTAACCTTTTCATTGTTTACAAGATCTAATTCTTTCCATAAATTATCCTTTGTATTTACCATAACTGCTATTCCTAAACAATTTTTAATCTGCAGTAAAGGAGAGATGCTTCTTTCTAGTATGGTCCTTCCTTCCAACTCTAGATATTGTTTTGGTTTAACAGTGCCTAATCTTTTTCCCTGACCAGCTGCAGGAATTACTGCTACAAAAGAATCATCTTGAATCACAAATTAATCAGTTAATTACTCTTCATCTTCAGAAAAGGAATAGAAAACTTCGTCTGGCTTTATTAGACCTAATTCTCTTCTAGCCAAACCTTCTATCGCTTCTTTTCCTGCGCCTAACCTTAACTTATCTTGAGTTAGCTCTTCATTAACTAAAAATAATTCTTTATTCTCAGATTCTAAAATTTTAATTTCAGTTTGCATTGCTTGCAATTTAAAGTAGTTAGCATTACCAAACCATATTGAATATTGCAGATATAAAATAAAGATCAATAAAATAGAAATTACCATTAATAAATATTTATTTTTATAAATATAGTTAAACATTATTCCTTAATGACAGCCTGCAAAGATGAAATCTTCATCATGCTCTATAGTTAATAATCTATTGTATTTAGAAACTCTTTCTGACCTTGATGGAGCACCAGTTTTAATTTGACCCACTCCTGTTCCAACAGATAAGTCGGCTATTAATGAATCTTCTGTTTCTCCCGATCTATGAGAGATTACAGATTTATAATTATTGTCAGAAGCCAATTTAATAGTTTCTAATGTTTCTGTAATTGACCCTATTTGATTAACTTTTATAAGAATTGAGTTAGCTGCTCCCATATCTATACCTTTTCTTAAAATTGCCGAGTTAGTAACAAATAGATCATCTCCAACTAACTGTATTTTATCACCAAGACTAGAAGTAATTTCTTTCCACCCATCCCAATCGTTTTCATCTAAACCGTCTTCAATAGAAGAAATAGGATATTTATCAACTAGTGTTTCTAAATAATTTATTAGCTCAGAAGAAGAAAAAGTTTCTTCCATGCCTTCCAAAACATAATTCGAATTCTTAAAAAATTCAGAAGAAGCCACATCTAGAGTTATAGCGATATCTTTTTGTGGTAAATAACCAGCTCCTTCTATAGCGCCTACAATCAGATCTAAAGCATCTTCGGCAGAATTTAAATTCGGAGCAAAACCTCCTTCATCTCCTACTGAAATACTTAATTTTTTCTTCTTCAAGCTTGATTTTAATTGATGAAATATTTCTATCCCAGCCCTTAAAGATTCTGCAAAGGTTTTAAAACCTAATGGCTGAACCATAAATTCTTGAAAATCTATTGGATTATCTGCATGGGCTCCTCCATTCAAAATATTAAGCATCGGAATGGGGAGGTTCATCTGTGGAGCTTTGTCATTAATAGATTTATAAATATTATTAAAGTGTTTATATAATGGCACATTTAAACTATTTGCTGCTGCCCTTGCGCAAGCCATAGAAACGCCTAAAATTGAATTAGCACCAAAATTAGATTTATTATCTGTACCGTCCTCTGTGCACATTAAAGAATCTATTTTATATAAATCATATGCATCCATACCTGACAATATTGAATTAATATCAGAACTAATTACTTCAAGTGCTCCCAAGACTCCTTTACCTAAATATCTTGACTCATCTCCATCCCTTTTTTCATGCGCTTCATGCATCCCTGTAGACGCGCCTGAAGGCACCATAGAAAAACCGGAAGAACCATCAGATAAAAATACTTTTACAGCAACAGTCGGATTTGCTCTTGAATCTATTAACTCATAAGCCTGGATTAACTGTATTCTTACTTTGGACATATTTTTATTAAATTTTCATAACAGGTAGGCCTTTAACTACTGAATCTATAGCCATAATCTGTTTTAAAAAAGGTTTTAATAACTCTAACGGTAAAGCAGAGGGTCCATCACATAAAGCTTGCTCAGGATTTGGATGGAGTTCCAAAAATAAACCAGCTAACCCAATAGACATTGCTGCTTTAGCTAAATCCAGAGCCGAACTTGCCCTCCCCCCTGATTTACCTCCTAAACTTCCAGGTTGTTGAAGTGAATGAGTGACGTCAAAAATTACAGGATATTCAAATTTTTTTAATGTAGAGATACCAATCATGTCTACAATGAGGTTATTGTATCCAAAGGAAGTTCCTCTCTCGCAAATTAATAACTTATCATTTTGAAAAGATGTAAACTTATTAATAATATTCTGAAAATCAAGAGGGGATAAGAATTGTCCTTTTTTTATATTAACAGGAAGACCTGTTTCAGCTGCAGATTTAATCAAATCTGTTTGTCTGCACAGGAAAGCTGGAATCTGTATTATATCAAGTACATCTTTTGCCACTTGAACTTCTCCCACAGTATGGACGTCAGATATAATTGGTACAGAATATTTATCCTTGATATCACTTAATATTTTTAAACCTTCTTCTAATCCTGGGCCACGAAAAGATTCTAGTGAAGATCTATTGGCTTTATCATACGAAGCCTTAAATACAAATGGTATACCCAATTCTCTCGTTACTGACACACAGTGATCTACAACCTGATCTGCTATAGATTCTGATTCCAAAACATTAAGCCCCGCAATAAGTGTAAAGGGTTTGTCATTACTTACTTTATTTTGTCCTATAATTATATTTTTCAATTTATCTTCTTTTTTTAAATAATTTTGCGGCTTTTACAAAACCAGAAAAAAGAGGATGCCCTTCCCTCGGGTTTGAAGTAAATTCAGGATGAAACTGGCATCCAATAAACCATGGATGATCATTACGCTCTATTACCTCAACTAAGTTCTTACTTTCAGATCTTCCTACAAATTCTATCCCAGTTAATTGTAACTTATCAATATAGTTATTATTGATTTCATATCTATGCCTATGTCTTTCTTTTATTATGTTTTGGCCATAAAGATTTTTAGTTTTGGATTTATTAGTCAATAAACATTCCTGAGAACCTAAACGCATAGTTCCGCCTAAATCTGAATGCTCATCTCTTTTTTCCACACTTCCATCTATATTTTCCCATTCATGAATTAATCCAACAACTGGATGAAGGGTATCAGAGTTAAATTCAGTGCTGTCAGCATCTTTTAAATTAGCTATATTCCTTGCAGATTCAATTACCGCTATTTGCATACCTAAACAGATACCTAAATAAGGCACTTTATTAACTCTTGCATATTTTGCAGCTGAAATCATACCCTCTATACCTCTTTCCCCAAAACCTCCTGGAACTAAAATAGCGTCTGCATCCTTCAAAATATGTCTTACATTTTTAGCATCTAAATATTCAGAATCAACATAATTTATTTTAACTGTTAAGCCTTTTTGGATACCTGCATGAATTAAAGCTTCATTTAAAGATTTATAGGCATCTACAAAATCTGTGTATTTACCTACCATAGCTATTTCAATAGACCCTGATAAGTTTTCTTCGGCTTCTACAACGCCTTTCCAATCTCCTAATTTTGGCGACTTACAGTTAACATTAAGTTTATTGACAACAATTTTATCAACTTTTTGTTCATTAAGAAGCATGGGTATCTTGTAGATACTATTAACATCAGGCATAGAAATTACGCTCTCCTTAGATACATTTGTAAACAAAGCAATTTTTTGCCTAGCTTCGTCGGATAATTTATCTTCAGATCTGCAAATTAATATATCTGGTTGCAAACCATGGGAAAGCATTTCTTTTACTGAATGTTGGGTAGGTTTTGTTTTAATCTCTCCAGCTGCTGAAATAAAAGGAACAAGTGTTAAGTGCATAAAAAGAGTATTTTCAGCTCCAAGATTCAGCTTCATTTGTCTTATAGCTTCTAAAAAAGGTTGCGATTCTATATCTCCTACAGTTCCTCCAATCTCAACTATTGCTACTTGAGACTCTTTAGATCCGTGGATTATTCGTCTCTGAATCTCATCCGTGATGTGAGGGATAACTTGGACCGTACCACCGAGATAATCCCCCTTTCTTTCTTTTCTTAAAACCGTTTCATATACTTGACCAGTTGTAAAATTATTATTCTTGGTCATCTTAGATTTTATAAAACGTTCATAGTGGCCAAGATCAAGATCAGTCTCTGAACCATCTTCAGTTACAAATACTTCACCATGCTGGAAAGGACTCATAGTGCCGGGATCAAGATTTATATAAGGATCAAGTTTTAATATAGTTACTTTGATTCCTCTACTTTCTAAAAGTGCCCCTAAGGATGCTGCTGCTATACCTTTACCTAAAGAAGAGACTACCCCCCCAGTAACGAAAATATAACTTGTCTTTTGAATTGCCATCTTTATTAACCTTAAAAAAGAAAATAAGATTTCTTTTGTTTAAGATGGGTAATTAGAATAACAGGAGTTGCTTATATGAACAATAAAAAAAATTAAGCAGACTTATCAAGTGGTTTTTCTAATTCGGCCCACTCTATCTCTCCATCATTCTTTTCGTGCTCAAACTCTAAGACACCTAATTTGTCATAAAGAGGTCTTACGTTGTCAGTTAATAGACCAATTCTAGATAAATTCGGAATAACTCTTGAAAAAAGTAACTGCTGAAAATGAGCTCCAAAGCCGTTATTGTTAGAAAAATCTCTTGCTTCATCTTCATCCCATCCATAATATCTGAATACATCAGTAGGAAATAATCTCTCTTTACTTATAACGCAAGCTTCGTAAGCAAACATGGCTCTCTCTTCCTTTTCTTTCATTGTTAGCGTCTTTAAAAATTCTTCTAAATAATTTACTCCAAAGGTTACATGACGCGCTTCATCTCTTATTACAAAATATAAAATATCTTGTAGCACTGGATCAGGGGTTACTTGTCTAGCAGTATTAAAAGCCGCTAAGGCAAGACCTTCTATAATAATCTGCATTCCAATTAGTTTGAGATCCCATCTCTCATCTTTCAGGATCTTATCTAATAAACTTTTAAGGCCAAGGCCAACAGGATACATAATCTTTGATCTTTGAGTTATATATCTATTAAAAACTTCTACATGTCTTGCTTCATCAAAAGTTTGAGATGCTGCATAAAGTTTAGCTTGATAAGTTGGTGCACAAGAAACAAGCTGAGATGCTACTAAGAGAGCACCTTGCTCACCATGAAGAAACTGACTAAATTGACTTGCCCCTCTATGTCTTAAGAATTCTAACTTTTCTTCTTTTCTTAAAGATGCATAAGGTGGATAGTTATCCCAGAAAATCTCTGGAACATCTTTCATTTCCTGGAAAGGTCTGTCCCAATCAATATCTATACTTGTATTCCAATTTAATTTCTTACCTAGTTCATAGAGTTTAGAAATCCTATCATCTTGCATTCTATAATCCCAATTATAAGAACCCATCAATGGAGTTTTAAATATTTCTGCAATATCAACTATATCGTCTTCCGTTAAAGACTTTTCTTGTTCATCTTTGAAATCTTTGACCTTTCTAGAACTTTCTTTTACGTAGTTTATTTTCATTAATCTAATTTCCTTATTCAGAATCTAAATTATTTATAGGAGGAGACTGATCCCTAGAAAGATTCTCAAATCTTGCCGTTTCATTCCTAAATGCTAAATAAGTAGCTTTTGTTGGTCCATTCCTTTGCTTTGCTATATTTACCTCTGCTTTTCCTTTACTATCAAGATCAGTCTTATCATAATATTCGTGTCTATAAAGCATTGCTATTACATCAGCATCTTGCTCTATAGCACCTGAATCTCTTAGATCAGCTAAAATTGGTCTTTTATTAGGTCTCTGCTCTACAGCACGGTTAAGTTGTGATAAAGCTATTACAGGAACATCTAATTCTTTCGCTAAGGCTTTAAGTGATCTAGAAATTTCACTTATTTCGGCTACTCTATTGTCTCTACTACCAGCCACTTGCATTAATTGAAGATAATCTACAACAATTAAACATAAATCTTTTGATTCTCTTTTTACTCTTCTAGCTCTAGCTCTTAATTCGGATGGTGTTAAAGCAGCAGTATCATCTAATAATATTTTCTTTTGACTTAGAATAGATAGAGCTTTATCTATCCCCTGCCAATCTTCATCTTTTAGCTTTCCTCTCATTAAATTTTGTAAATCAATCTTAGATATACTGGAAATTAACCTCCTAACTACTTGCTCTGAAGACATTTCCATACTGAAGAGTAAAACAGTTTGATCTGTGCTTCTAGCTACATTTTCAGCTATATTAAAGGCAAAAGCTGTTTTCCCCATTGAAGGTCTCCCAGCTATTACTATTAAATCTTGTTTTTGAAATCCAAGAGTTAGCTCATCTATTTCTGTAAAGCCACTGCTAATACCTACTAAAGAGCTTCCACTCTCCTGCGCCTTTTGAATAGAAGAATATACAGGACCTAATAAATCTGAAACTACTTTCGGTCCATCACTTCTATTAACATCATCTCTGAGTCCTAATATCTTCTCTTCAGCTTCATCTATTACAAAATCACTACTAGAAGCATCTGAAACCTTAGCTACATCAGAAATTTCATCTGCTATCGAAATTAATCGCCTTAAATTTGCTCTTTGTTTGATGATTTGAGCATAGCTTTCTATATTTGCAACACTTGGTGTTTCTTTAGCTAACTGAGTAAGATAATTTTTTCCCCCTACATTTATTAACTGACTTAGATGCCCACTTGCTTCTATCATCTCTTGAACAGTTATTACGTCAACTGGTTTTCCTGTATCTTGAAGATCTTTTATAGTTCTGTATATTAATTGATGCTCAGGATTATAAAAATCTCCTTCTATAACTAACCCTGCTATCACATCCCAAGCTTCATTTTTTAGCATTATACCGCCGAGGACCGCTCTTTCTGCTTCAAGAGAAAAGGGTAACTCAGTATTTCTAGAAGATTGCATTATATTTTTTAAAACTTATGAAAATAAATAGGATATTATTCCTCAAAGTATGAGGATATCATAAACTAATTAATGCGGAATATTATTCTTCTGGTTTTATTATGATAGTTATTTTTTGAACTACTTTTGGATGCAGTTCTATGTCTACTTCATAAGAACCTAGTTCTTTAAATGTTCCTAAAGGAAGCCTGATAGACTGAATATCAACATCAAAATCAGATTTCTTTAACCCTTCTGATATTTCTCTAGTTCCAATAGAGCCATATAGACTTTGCTCTTCAGATACGGGAACGAATAATTCTAATTCATAATCCTTTAATTTTTCAGCTATATTGTTTGCTTCCTTAATTTTACCTAATTCAGATTTTTCTATTAATTCTCTTTTTGCCTCAAACTCTTCTTTAGCTTCGTCACTTGCTAAGATTGCCTTACCATTTGGAATTAAAAAGTTTCGTGCATAACCTTTTTTTACTGTTACTAAATCTCCAGGATCTCCTAGATTTAGGACTGTTTCTAATAAAATTAGGTCCATTTTTATTTAAAGTGAGAGTCTGTATAAGGAAGTAAAGAAAGATGCCTAGCTCTTTTGACTGCTATTGATAATTGTCTCTGAAATTTTGCCTTTGTTCCTGTAATTCTTGCAGGCATAATTTTACCTGTTTCAGTTATAAATTCTTGTAAAAGGTGGACATCTTTATAATCTATTTCAGTAATTCCCATCCTTGTAAATTTACAAAAGGTATTTCTGACCTCCTGAGGCCTTCTTTTTTTAATTATTTTCTTTTTAGCCATTCTATACTCCTTTTAAGAGTTCTTTTCTCCGGAATCTTCTGTTTTTTTATCATCTAATTCTGTTCTAACTTCTTTAATTTCTTCCTTTTCAGAATCCTCTGTTTTCTTATCTTCAACATTTTCCTCTGATGACTTAGAATCTCCAATATCTTTATCTATGACCGTCTCTTTCTTTATTAAGGAAGCCTTATCTTTGGGCACATTTGAAACTGATTTCTCTCTTTCATATGATTCTTTTTCTTTTTCTTTTTCTGAATCAATCTTTGTTACTTTCAATAAAGCTGATTGTCCTGATTCTGGACTAC belongs to SAR86 cluster bacterium and includes:
- a CDS encoding ferredoxin family protein; amino-acid sequence: MTFIVGDSCVKCKLTDCVEVCPVDCFYEGPNMLVINPDECIDCALCEPECPIDAIFSEDEVPEDQIVYIELNAELSLEWPNITEQKDPLEDSDKWREIKNKIDLIER
- a CDS encoding DUF368 domain-containing protein, translated to MKSFLILIKGFFIGVAEIIPGVSGGTIALLFGIYEHLINMISKFNISFFKFLAKREFKDAWTYIDGKFISILLIGMLLGIFSFSALIVFLLSNYPYFLKSIFSSLLFCSLFLYPIKPKIITKKFGAGFLISLLIVIFVFLLPTLDQENISFIVIFFGGFIAICGFILPGVSGSFILLILGLYGFMINALVNLDYLILLIFLCGCLFGLFTFVRLLRKAYKFQKPILEGIFFGLVLLSIPLIWKVEIKFFFDIVSSNFFEIFLGLSIGVVLIFSLHKVRKV
- a CDS encoding protein-L-isoaspartate(D-aspartate) O-methyltransferase, which produces MSPIEKELGIGMTSLRTRKRLVERLTEKGIKDVRVLEAIRDVPRHLFVDEALASRAYEDLSLPIGFQQTISQPYIVAKMTEALISHDLFTQKPFKKVLEIGTGCGYQSAILSRFTDQLVSIERIRGLYIKARNNLRELKIRNVESRFGDALETIKEIEIYDAILAAAVSDEIPEKLINQLKTGGRMVLPVKDANSQKLRLILKVNKNQVKIKELDDVAFVPLVRGTLD
- the surE gene encoding 5'/3'-nucleotidase SurE, which encodes MLKILISNDDGVEAKGLQYLYDALKGIANVFVIAPDKNQSGAGSSITTKRPLKTQDFKENFLSVNGTPADCVFLGLNGLCPFEPDLVVSGINAGANMGEDLLYSGTLGAAMEGRNTRLPCIAFSSAYKKELDQKMLPNFLSAALIAKKLIKNINSLSINPSVTLNVNVPNLAFKDLKGIKNTVLGSWGPRNPPSIEVKKSGEKRFWITHRDKHSNNHSNTDIETLSKGYVSVTPVHPNFLDVGDSNLISWLQI
- the ispF gene encoding 2-C-methyl-D-erythritol 2,4-cyclodiphosphate synthase produces the protein MRIGHGFDVHKIVPGKGMTLGGIFIPSKYSIEAYSDGDIIIHALADALLGALAMGDIGQYFPSNDPKIRDISSSLILDKVANMVLDRGFSIENIDVTLILEEPKMSTHLLSIRKNLSEKLNIDIEQLSCKATTTDGLGPEGESLGISCHTVVLLSKLP
- the ispD gene encoding 2-C-methyl-D-erythritol 4-phosphate cytidylyltransferase: MIQDDSFVAVIPAAGQGKRLGTVKPKQYLELEGRTILERSISPLLQIKNCLGIAVMVNTKDNLWKELDLVNNEKVRFIEGGKSRIDSSINGINFWLESELHFSNILIHDAVRPCLKIFDLKNLLKHFADLKNKNSAEGLILAKRSTDTIKLTEEDGVIKRTLDRDVLWSALTPQIFSKEALFKAAKFYNTSNDIYTDESSLVEQSGGLVRVLEGSATNIKITVEEDLILAKSCITLMNQ
- a CDS encoding septum formation initiator family protein, with amino-acid sequence MFNYIYKNKYLLMVISILLIFILYLQYSIWFGNANYFKLQAMQTEIKILESENKELFLVNEELTQDKLRLGAGKEAIEGLARRELGLIKPDEVFYSFSEDEE
- the eno gene encoding phosphopyruvate hydratase; translated protein: MSKVRIQLIQAYELIDSRANPTVAVKVFLSDGSSGFSMVPSGASTGMHEAHEKRDGDESRYLGKGVLGALEVISSDINSILSGMDAYDLYKIDSLMCTEDGTDNKSNFGANSILGVSMACARAAANSLNVPLYKHFNNIYKSINDKAPQMNLPIPMLNILNGGAHADNPIDFQEFMVQPLGFKTFAESLRAGIEIFHQLKSSLKKKKLSISVGDEGGFAPNLNSAEDALDLIVGAIEGAGYLPQKDIAITLDVASSEFFKNSNYVLEGMEETFSSSELINYLETLVDKYPISSIEDGLDENDWDGWKEITSSLGDKIQLVGDDLFVTNSAILRKGIDMGAANSILIKVNQIGSITETLETIKLASDNNYKSVISHRSGETEDSLIADLSVGTGVGQIKTGAPSRSERVSKYNRLLTIEHDEDFIFAGCH
- the kdsA gene encoding 3-deoxy-8-phosphooctulonate synthase, which translates into the protein MKNIIIGQNKVSNDKPFTLIAGLNVLESESIADQVVDHCVSVTRELGIPFVFKASYDKANRSSLESFRGPGLEEGLKILSDIKDKYSVPIISDVHTVGEVQVAKDVLDIIQIPAFLCRQTDLIKSAAETGLPVNIKKGQFLSPLDFQNIINKFTSFQNDKLLICERGTSFGYNNLIVDMIGISTLKKFEYPVIFDVTHSLQQPGSLGGKSGGRASSALDLAKAAMSIGLAGLFLELHPNPEQALCDGPSALPLELLKPFLKQIMAIDSVVKGLPVMKI
- a CDS encoding CTP synthase; amino-acid sequence: MAIQKTSYIFVTGGVVSSLGKGIAAASLGALLESRGIKVTILKLDPYINLDPGTMSPFQHGEVFVTEDGSETDLDLGHYERFIKSKMTKNNNFTTGQVYETVLRKERKGDYLGGTVQVIPHITDEIQRRIIHGSKESQVAIVEIGGTVGDIESQPFLEAIRQMKLNLGAENTLFMHLTLVPFISAAGEIKTKPTQHSVKEMLSHGLQPDILICRSEDKLSDEARQKIALFTNVSKESVISMPDVNSIYKIPMLLNEQKVDKIVVNKLNVNCKSPKLGDWKGVVEAEENLSGSIEIAMVGKYTDFVDAYKSLNEALIHAGIQKGLTVKINYVDSEYLDAKNVRHILKDADAILVPGGFGERGIEGMISAAKYARVNKVPYLGICLGMQIAVIESARNIANLKDADSTEFNSDTLHPVVGLIHEWENIDGSVEKRDEHSDLGGTMRLGSQECLLTNKSKTKNLYGQNIIKERHRHRYEINNNYIDKLQLTGIEFVGRSESKNLVEVIERNDHPWFIGCQFHPEFTSNPREGHPLFSGFVKAAKLFKKRR
- a CDS encoding diiron oxygenase → MKINYVKESSRKVKDFKDEQEKSLTEDDIVDIAEIFKTPLMGSYNWDYRMQDDRISKLYELGKKLNWNTSIDIDWDRPFQEMKDVPEIFWDNYPPYASLRKEEKLEFLRHRGASQFSQFLHGEQGALLVASQLVSCAPTYQAKLYAASQTFDEARHVEVFNRYITQRSKIMYPVGLGLKSLLDKILKDERWDLKLIGMQIIIEGLALAAFNTARQVTPDPVLQDILYFVIRDEARHVTFGVNYLEEFLKTLTMKEKEERAMFAYEACVISKERLFPTDVFRYYGWDEDEARDFSNNNGFGAHFQQLLFSRVIPNLSRIGLLTDNVRPLYDKLGVLEFEHEKNDGEIEWAELEKPLDKSA